The genomic DNA ATGAGGTGAGCCTTTCCCGCAACATCAAGGAACTCCACATGGGTGTCACGATGCCAGGGATGGAGAGATTGGTGGGAGTAGAAGCCATTGCTGTTCCACCGATAAATACTGGTTGAGCCAGCCTTGGAGCTATCTGCTACTATAAAATACCACTCTTCATCCAGCTGGAAGGTCTCCACGAAGTTGGGCTTCCTCACCCGAGTGGTGTCAATGTCTTGGATCTTTACAAAGCGCTGTGGGTCCTCTTCCCACCTGTTTTTTGACATAATTAAAAGTTGGTATTGTATTTGAGAAGCCTTTTCACAATTCAAGCAATTGAAGTGCTTTCGTGCTCCAGTTCAATCTAcatatctatccatgtatccatCTACAGTACAGAAGAGAGAGCTGTATCGATCTTCTCAGCTAACTCTCAGAAATAAAGTTCTTAAAGTATATTACCTAAAATGTCATGCTACTCCCTCAAGGTCATGTTTGTTTAATACAAAGCAAAAATTTACCAGCTAGCTGTGCAAGATAAAAATTTCAAGCCTTACTTGTAGATATGAGATCCACCAAAAAGTTGAGCCACAACCATGTAAAGAGTGTTGTCTATCACCACTGGTTTGCAGTACACAGCAGAACGAGCTGCAGGAGAGACACACGGAAGTCAAACATCATAGGGTTTCATTAACAAAAAGATAGCACGGTGCAGTCATAGCCAGAAACTTACACGTAATGTTGTGATACGTCCTGAAGACCATTTCCACGTGATCCCATATATACAGGGTACAGAAACCTGATTCAGGCTGAGCAAAGACCACAAACTGATCTCCATTGAACTCATAAGACTCAACCGACACAGAGTGGAAGGGGAAAGTTTCATAAACAGCAAAATCTGTaggaagaaaatacacaatCACAATATTTAGAAACCAAGAAATGTTACTATGACATGTTTTTGGCCAAATGTTCCAAAAAGGCAAGGATTAAGGTGAAACCTGCGCTGATGCAGTTGAAATCTCGTGGTAACAGATCATGAATTCTGCGTCCCTGGAATTCAAAGGGGCTGGCACAGTAGATGGCAGGAACAGAAGTGTTTGTCTTTTCCATCCAGTCTACCAACCACTTGATTTTACAGTCACAGTGGAAAGAGTTCCCCCTGAGGTCTCTGAATGAAAGGTAGGAAAAAGAGAACATCTCAAATTCTCAAATATAAGTCTTCCAAGTCTCCTCTTTCTCAGTAAAGCATctaaacaagaagaaaaaacagacaacataATTGCAGTAACACAGTCTGAATAAGACGCAAAACACAAACTCAAGCCAGACCATTTTGCAGACTATTGTGGTACTCCACTAAACCCTCAGAGAACCACAGCAAACCACTGTTCTGTAGTGACAGATTGTAAGGTCAAACCTCCTGGGATGTCCAGACATTGTTTTGATTTCAATTTAGGGACACTTACAAATCCGTGAGGATGTCTAGATGTTTGAAGAGATCTCTCGGCATctgctgcaggttgttgttTGAGAGAGATCTGAAAAAGTCCGTAGGAaggatttgttattattatgtttttatgaatattttttatgaataaacTGCTCAAATTGACAGCAGACATAATCTCCCATATGGTGAACATATTCCattatcatatattataaaGAAAGCTTTAGCTTCTCAGTTGATATACGATGCAAAGAGGTATAAGGTCAGGATTTAATTCTTTACTATGGTATATGCTTTAGCATCTTATTAGATCAACAAAATACTCACAGGTGAGTCAGGGATTTGAGGCCTCGGAAGGTATACTTTGAGAGAGTCTGGATGTCATTATTCTCAATGAACCTGAGAAAGAACAAATTACTCATATGACACACGGTGATGACAAACTCTGACATTCAGCCAGTGTAATCGAATGTCATCCTTGTTGGAAAGGAGTTTGTGACATCAAGAGTCTGACAGTAACAACATTTATATCCAGTAAAAGAAGGGTGGGTCTGTCTATCTTGAGGAATAAGTTTGAGTTGGCCACAAACAAGGTttcttatttgtattttgtttgtttatttttgtaattttcttttgCCTAACTCATTGATACATTAAGTGTGTGAATATTTAATGACTCTTATGGTAAAAGCTATTTTCATGCTTGTGGTTAGTGTGATAAAAATGAGACACTGAGTGCATCGTTTATTACAAAATTCTACATGTCAGCATTATTTGATTCCATGCTATCTTTGTTTTATCTATTGATAGTCGAGGACGTACAGCATGTGCAGACTCTCTGGAGGTGGCTGGATATGAAAATATGGCTTTATTAGCATTCACAGTGGGTAGCAGTGGTAGTGGTAATGCAGAGAGGCCTGATGGCTGGGCTGCAGCCAGAGCCGGAAAGCTGCACACTCCAAGCCCATCAGCTAACTACTTTCTGAAGCCCATCAATTCACAAAATGGCATATTCAGCTTTATTACACAGAGGCACGCGCtccatcacatttattttcagttttggcaTTCTTTGCTATACTGCAGAGTCCACCCCTGAAATCTAACAGCGCAGCCATGAGTCAGATTGATCTTATCCATCAATGAAGAGAAATAAACCAACCAAGACTTACTGAAGACAAATGATGCAAAACTAAAAATAGCTCataatattgttttaaagtgAGCCTGTTTAGCTTTAACTGTTATACATAGTACAATCCACAATTATAAGTGCATAATGATAATTGctaaaaaatataatgtaaaaacagTACAAAAATAGAAGATTTAAAGCCAGACTAAAGAAAACAGACTAATTAATGTCAGTTATAGAGCTTAAGTTAGCTAACATCAGATAACATTACCACTGCTCATACCGGACCATGTGAGGCTATAGCCTCAcattaattttttgatttttgaatttCCATTTATAATAAGAAAACtctttttttcaaaagtaatcatCTTACTTTAAAACTGTCCCTTGAGGTCTCTTTTTTGTAGtgtataatacattttattcatattttattaggAAGTTACTGTCAAAAAGACTCAATTCAGTGAGTAGTAATATGCATGTAGAGGCATAAAGTTAGACACTCACAGGTACTGTAGGTTAGACAGACCAGCAAAGGCATCATCAGCAATTTTGGTGAATGTGTTGGAGTTCAAGAGCCtgtagaaagaaggaaacaatgTTCAAAACAATCTAGCATAACTCTATCAGGCGATTTATACTCATAAACAAATGCGGACCTAAACACaaaagtcacacacaaacacttgcacatacacactcatgatTGCATCTGAGCAGATAAATGGCCCCTTTGTCTGGCAGAGCACAACTGAAGGGACTCAGTCATTGGCAATGACACTGATACAGAGCCACTTTACTCTTATTACTGCTATGTCACCACTGTTTTCAATAACCATTCATTTGTAGTGGCTGAAGTCCTCTCATTGTCACTGCAAAACAAAAGATGTCTGCGTGTGCCACAATATCGACCGTGTGAAGACATTACCTGTGAttataaagtgctactgtttaACTTAACTGGACCAgagagatactgaatcacaggtttgtgatattttttaaatgtaataacgCTCTGATGTATTGTAGGTTGTATCACTCACAGGAACTGCAGCAGGTGAAGATGTGAGAAAGCTCCTTCTGGGATTGTTGTAAAGGCTGCGTTCACCATCGTCCTGTCCAGATAAACAAGCACATCAGTTATCCAGGCTTCTTAATGGCAGCATGCAGATGTTACAAAGTGTGACGTCATGTGGTTTATTGACcaattgatcatttttattCCCTCTGaagtccttcttttctctggaCATGTCTGTCCTGTGGTTTGTAAATCAAGGAGGGTTTAATCTCTTTAAAACTAGGACACAtaacttccttcttcccttcttcacTTCTTCTCTATTGAAATGAGGACACCTTCAGCAGCCTGTGCTGTTCAATTCCCTGGACTGTTTCAACTCAATATTCAATCCACGGCAAACGGGGGTCAATATCAGATGAAAGGGAGCATGCTGTAACCTTCTCAGCAAAACATAACCTTTCTTCATCAAGTGTTAAGCTTTCCATTTCATTATACTGAGTCTATCTTTATATTCTCTTCAAGATTACATCTCTCAGAGGAGAAGCAGGTCTCTTGCAGCCAGATAGGGAATCTATTGTTAGTTTTCCTCCCTGGAGCTCTACAGGATTTTACTGGTGTGTTCCCTAGACAAAGTTCAGCATATGGCAAAGggacattattaatattattacgCAATGGTGTCTGTTGCTGTCTGTACATCTCTATCTCAATACAAAGACACCTTGCCTCAAgaatatatcaaaataaaataaaatctactGTATCTACTATTAGGTAATTAAAAGACAAGTAGGGATTTCATGCATCATTACATAATGAGGGGTGACATCAGTGATGTAGCCATCTGTACCAGCCTGGATACTGCTGTGACTTCATACAGGTTATTAAAAGATGCTTTTGGtgagtgaaacacacacaaatatattttccacTCACAGAGAGATGATTCCAGGTGGGAAGCTCTTTGGTATAGCCTTGGTATCCACACAGAAGGCGCTGTCTTTGGTGCAGGAGCAGGTCGCAGGACAGCGGGGTATCTTGGGGGCTCTCCTGGCATTTGATTCCTTCGGCAGGCAGAGAAACAAGCACACGGCCAACAAAAAGATCAGCCTCAGCCATCTCGGTCCGAGCTCCAGCATCTTTGGGCGGGCAAGCGAGGGGAATCTTTGTGACTGAGCTTCTTGAAGTTTCAGTCAGTGTGGCAAGTGGCTTGTTGAGAGGCGGTGGTTACACTGCCTACAAGCCCAGCAGATTTGATAATGCTGAGCACAGAGTTAAGAGAGAGGGgatgggtgagagagagagagagagagaaagagaacgaGTCgagagggacggagggagggagtaaggggaGTCCTGTATATCCCTGGTGGGCGTGGGTGCTCTGCAGCTTCCCTGGATGTgtgctatctctctctcttcctctctcaggaGCTGCTGTTAGAGTGCACACTGCAGGAATGACGAGCAAAGCTGCTTTCTCCGCACCAGGACCTGTAGGCAGCACCGCTGACACTGAATTATTTAATATCACACATGCAGAGAACCttcaaacaacagcagcaaggagggaggggtgtAGTAAGAAGGCTGCTGATTTACGATTGCACTGCCAGGAGTGTGCATGTTCTGTGGACTTCTTATCAGGTGTGAAACTATGTCTAGCTGCTGCAGTCATGAGAGACAACAAGGAGAACATTAAGTATGCAAGGGAAAACATCTGAGTATGCATTCAGGTGGCAGTGGTGGTGTGCGTgtgcctgtgcgtgtgtgtgtgtgtgtgtgtgtgtgtgtgtgtgggagggaggaTGTTTATATTCTTAACTGCAACCAGTGCTGAGACTCTCTAGAGGCATTAAGGTACACAAACCTGACCCAAGACG from Scomber japonicus isolate fScoJap1 chromosome 9, fScoJap1.pri, whole genome shotgun sequence includes the following:
- the lgi3 gene encoding leucine-rich repeat LGI family member 3; its protein translation is MLELGPRWLRLIFLLAVCLFLCLPKESNARRAPKIPRCPATCSCTKDSAFCVDTKAIPKSFPPGIISLTMVNAAFTTIPEGAFSHLHLLQFLLLNSNTFTKIADDAFAGLSNLQYLFIENNDIQTLSKYTFRGLKSLTHLSLSNNNLQQMPRDLFKHLDILTDLDLRGNSFHCDCKIKWLVDWMEKTNTSVPAIYCASPFEFQGRRIHDLLPRDFNCISADFAVYETFPFHSVSVESYEFNGDQFVVFAQPESGFCTLYIWDHVEMVFRTYHNITSRSAVYCKPVVIDNTLYMVVAQLFGGSHIYKWEEDPQRFVKIQDIDTTRVRKPNFVETFQLDEEWYFIVADSSKAGSTSIYRWNSNGFYSHQSLHPWHRDTHVEFLDVAGKAHLILSSASQPPVVYQWNRSQKQFAFYSQITELADVQMVKHFWVRKVLYLCLTRFIGDSKILRWEGQRFIEIQTLPSRGSMAVYPFTVGLRQYLLLGSDFSFSRVYLWDDLTQRFQPFQELNMRAPRAFSLLSVDNKDILMAASFKGNTLAYQHLVVDLSAK